The following proteins are encoded in a genomic region of Hymenobacter siberiensis:
- a CDS encoding class 1 fructose-bisphosphatase, translating into MSQTTTENALATPVGITLERYIMRMQAEFPYATGELSQLLHDITLAGKIVNRAGLLRITGAMGEQNVQGEAQQKLDVEANIRFIRALTNGGEACAVLSEENEEIIQTGNDNGKYVVAIDPLDGSSNIDVNVSIGTIFGIYRRVSRIGGPARKEDFLQGGRAQIAAGYILYGSSTMLVNTTGHGVTGFTYENALGEFFLSHPDIKIPQHGPVFSCNEGNWFDYPEFVRTYLTTCKKRRLTARYVGSLVADYHRNLFTGGIYFYPPTVDKSGGMAVTGADVVLDVPPTADLHQRAPLFVGSADLVKELQAVAAA; encoded by the coding sequence ATGTCCCAGACCACTACCGAAAATGCCCTGGCCACGCCCGTTGGCATTACCCTGGAGCGCTACATCATGCGCATGCAGGCCGAGTTCCCCTACGCCACCGGCGAGCTGAGCCAGCTGCTGCACGATATTACCCTGGCCGGTAAAATCGTGAACCGCGCCGGTCTTTTGCGCATTACCGGGGCCATGGGCGAGCAGAACGTGCAGGGCGAAGCCCAGCAGAAGCTCGACGTGGAAGCCAACATCCGCTTCATCCGGGCCCTCACCAACGGCGGCGAAGCCTGCGCGGTGCTCTCGGAGGAGAACGAGGAAATTATCCAGACCGGCAACGACAACGGCAAGTACGTGGTGGCCATCGACCCGCTCGACGGCTCGTCCAATATTGACGTAAACGTGAGCATCGGCACCATTTTCGGCATTTATCGCCGGGTGTCGCGCATTGGCGGCCCGGCCCGCAAGGAGGACTTTTTGCAGGGTGGCCGGGCGCAGATTGCGGCCGGCTACATCCTGTACGGCTCCAGCACCATGCTGGTGAACACCACCGGCCACGGCGTAACGGGCTTCACCTACGAAAACGCGTTGGGCGAATTCTTCCTCTCGCACCCTGATATCAAGATTCCGCAGCACGGGCCGGTGTTCAGTTGCAACGAGGGTAACTGGTTCGACTACCCCGAGTTCGTGCGGACCTACCTCACCACCTGCAAGAAGCGCCGCCTCACGGCCCGCTACGTGGGTTCGCTGGTGGCCGACTACCACCGCAACCTCTTCACGGGCGGCATCTACTTCTACCCGCCCACGGTGGACAAGTCCGGCGGCATGGCCGTGACCGGGGCCGATGTAGTGCTCGACGTGCCGCCCACCGCCGACCTGCACCAGCGCGCCCCGCTCTTCGTGGGCTCCGCCGATTTGGTGAAGGAGCTACAGGCGGTAGCGGCCGCCTAG
- a CDS encoding alpha/beta hydrolase family protein — MATRARIGLLVWLALLIGRSGQAQQPGPNVLDWKAPTTLNTYLLQQLHAQYAPRAAELDRAVQSAASALAYRDSVRARFRRVLGPLPARTPLRAQVTGRLQRSGFQIEKIIYESTPHHHVTANLYVPAGKGKKPGVLLFCGHEQESKATVSYQKTAILLAQHGFEALVIDPISQGERMQLTDVAGKPLARGGTTKHTLLNADATLLGQTTPGEEFWDNARRLDYLFTRPEVDTARRRCLGNSGGATQTAYFMALEPRMKVAALCRYVASGEKNLELTGPADGCVQLLGAGRDRLDIADWPIMFAPKPLLILAGRYDFVDYTQIEAAMAETRRIYRALGKPG, encoded by the coding sequence ATGGCGACGCGGGCAAGAATCGGCCTGTTGGTCTGGCTGGCGCTGCTGATAGGGCGCTCGGGCCAGGCCCAGCAGCCCGGCCCCAACGTGCTGGACTGGAAAGCTCCTACTACTCTCAACACCTATCTGCTTCAGCAGCTGCATGCGCAGTACGCGCCCCGCGCGGCGGAGCTGGACCGTGCCGTGCAGTCGGCGGCCAGCGCGCTGGCTTACCGCGACAGCGTGCGGGCCCGCTTCCGGCGAGTGCTGGGGCCGTTGCCGGCCCGCACGCCGCTGCGGGCACAGGTGACGGGCCGGTTGCAGCGGTCGGGCTTTCAGATTGAGAAAATCATCTACGAAAGCACGCCGCACCACCACGTCACGGCCAATCTGTACGTGCCAGCCGGCAAGGGGAAGAAGCCCGGCGTACTGCTCTTCTGCGGGCACGAGCAGGAGTCAAAAGCCACGGTTTCGTACCAGAAAACGGCGATTTTACTCGCGCAGCACGGGTTTGAGGCGCTGGTGATTGACCCCATCTCACAGGGCGAGCGGATGCAGCTGACCGATGTGGCCGGCAAGCCCCTTGCCCGGGGCGGCACCACCAAGCATACCCTGCTGAACGCCGATGCCACCTTGCTGGGCCAGACCACGCCCGGCGAAGAGTTCTGGGACAACGCCCGCCGCCTCGACTACCTGTTCACGCGCCCCGAAGTGGATACCGCCCGGCGGCGCTGCCTCGGTAATTCCGGCGGCGCTACCCAAACGGCCTATTTCATGGCCCTGGAGCCGCGTATGAAGGTAGCCGCGCTATGCCGCTACGTGGCTAGCGGCGAGAAAAACCTGGAGCTGACCGGTCCCGCCGACGGCTGCGTGCAACTACTCGGGGCCGGCCGCGACCGTCTCGATATCGCCGACTGGCCCATCATGTTCGCGCCCAAGCCACTACTTATACTGGCCGGCCGCTACGATTTCGTGGATTACACCCAAATCGAAGCCGCCATGGCCGAAACCCGCCGCATCTACCGCGCCTTGGGCAAGCCCGGGTAG
- a CDS encoding Gfo/Idh/MocA family protein has protein sequence MTPPPPIRTALLAYGMSGKLFQAPFLAAHPGFELYGVAERTEQRMHLDYPDIRSYPSVADVLADPSIELVVVNTPSNTHFDLASQALRAGKHVLLEKPVATSVAQLQELLTLAQQQGRHLLAYQNRRWDSDFRAVRRVVESGQLGQLFEVHIRYDRYKPALHFKKFKEEPGPGAGLLYDLGPHIIDQALSLFGQPLSAHKTLGSYRSGTQVDDFFSLHLRYPAGLHVWVSSSLLIADPVPAYVLHGTQGSYQKDRTDGQEAQLLQGLSPQAPDYGHEKPGQEGRLTLAAPNGTLGTTLDPAAPGNYLGLFETVFQTIRHNEPYPIRDEQLLWQNELLEQPAVL, from the coding sequence ATGACCCCCCCCCCCCCTATTCGCACCGCTTTGCTGGCCTATGGCATGTCGGGCAAGCTTTTTCAGGCGCCCTTTCTGGCCGCTCATCCCGGCTTCGAGCTGTACGGCGTGGCCGAGCGCACCGAGCAGCGCATGCACCTGGACTATCCCGACATCCGCAGCTACCCCAGCGTAGCCGACGTGCTGGCCGACCCCAGTATTGAGCTGGTAGTGGTGAACACGCCCAGCAACACCCACTTCGACCTGGCCAGCCAGGCCCTACGCGCCGGCAAGCACGTTCTACTCGAAAAGCCCGTGGCCACGTCCGTAGCGCAACTCCAGGAGTTATTGACCCTGGCCCAACAGCAGGGCCGCCACCTACTGGCCTACCAAAACCGCCGCTGGGACAGCGACTTTCGGGCCGTGCGGCGCGTAGTGGAAAGCGGCCAGCTGGGCCAACTATTCGAAGTCCACATTCGCTACGACCGGTACAAGCCGGCGCTGCATTTCAAGAAATTCAAGGAGGAGCCCGGCCCCGGCGCGGGCCTGCTCTACGACCTCGGCCCGCACATCATTGACCAAGCCCTGAGCCTGTTTGGCCAGCCCCTGAGCGCGCACAAAACCCTGGGCAGCTACCGCTCCGGCACCCAGGTCGACGATTTTTTCTCGCTGCACCTGCGCTACCCGGCCGGCCTGCATGTATGGGTGAGCTCGAGCCTGCTCATCGCTGACCCCGTGCCGGCCTACGTGCTGCACGGCACCCAGGGCAGTTACCAGAAAGACCGCACCGATGGCCAGGAAGCCCAATTACTGCAAGGGCTGTCGCCCCAGGCCCCCGACTACGGCCACGAAAAGCCCGGCCAGGAAGGCCGCCTCACCCTGGCCGCGCCCAATGGTACCCTCGGCACCACGCTCGACCCGGCCGCCCCCGGCAACTACCTGGGCCTGTTCGAAACCGTGTTCCAAACCATTCGCCACAACGAGCCCTACCCCATCCGCGACGAGCAGCTGCTGTGGCAGAATGAGCTGCTGGAGCAGCCGGCGGTGCTTTAG
- the plsY gene encoding glycerol-3-phosphate 1-O-acyltransferase PlsY has product MPLLYIALALLAAYLLGSIPTALWVGRRFFNLADIREHGSGNAGATNTFRVLGPKAGTAVLLIDALKGFVAAYYLPQWLVAQGAIAPEHELYYRLACGALAVVGHIYPVFAQFRGGKGVATILGMMLGVAPATVGVCMLVFIVMLLLFRYVSLASMTAGITFALLQLLPQFRPAQPFLVYVGFLLAALLIYTHRANIGRLRSGTESRVPLPWAK; this is encoded by the coding sequence ATGCCCCTCCTCTACATCGCCCTGGCCCTGCTGGCCGCTTATCTGCTCGGCTCCATTCCCACGGCCCTGTGGGTGGGCCGCCGCTTCTTCAATCTGGCCGATATCCGCGAGCACGGCTCCGGCAATGCCGGGGCCACCAACACTTTCCGCGTGCTGGGCCCCAAAGCCGGTACGGCCGTGCTGCTCATCGATGCTCTGAAGGGTTTCGTGGCCGCCTACTACCTGCCGCAGTGGCTGGTGGCGCAGGGCGCCATCGCCCCCGAGCATGAGCTGTACTACCGGCTGGCCTGCGGGGCGCTGGCCGTGGTGGGGCACATCTACCCGGTGTTTGCGCAGTTCCGGGGCGGCAAGGGCGTGGCCACCATCCTGGGCATGATGCTGGGCGTGGCCCCGGCCACGGTGGGCGTGTGCATGCTCGTCTTTATCGTGATGCTGCTGCTGTTTCGCTACGTGAGCCTGGCCAGCATGACGGCGGGCATCACCTTCGCGCTGCTGCAGCTGCTGCCCCAGTTCCGACCGGCGCAGCCGTTTCTGGTGTATGTGGGCTTCCTGCTGGCGGCGTTGCTGATTTACACGCACCGGGCCAATATCGGCCGGCTGCGCAGCGGGACGGAGAGTAGGGTGCCGCTGCCGTGGGCGAAGTGA
- a CDS encoding QcrA and Rieske domain-containing protein, with translation MATSSEMNRKDFLQLFGLGATALVASACLGGCGSSKSSDPVPGASGIDFTVDLTAASSAPLNDAAKGYLYSPTRDVIVAKTTAGTYVALQAPCPHQGTSVYFSQGQSRFVCPNHNAVFDIAGTVLSGPSPRALKQYTVTQTGTSLRITG, from the coding sequence ATGGCTACTTCCTCAGAAATGAATCGCAAAGACTTTCTGCAGCTCTTTGGGTTGGGCGCTACGGCCCTGGTGGCCTCGGCCTGCCTCGGCGGCTGCGGCAGTAGCAAGAGCAGCGACCCGGTGCCCGGCGCTTCCGGCATTGATTTCACCGTGGACCTTACCGCCGCCAGCAGCGCCCCGCTCAACGATGCGGCCAAAGGCTATCTCTACAGCCCCACGCGCGACGTGATTGTGGCCAAAACCACGGCCGGCACCTACGTGGCCTTGCAGGCACCCTGCCCCCACCAGGGTACCAGCGTGTACTTCAGCCAGGGCCAGAGCCGCTTCGTGTGCCCCAATCACAATGCCGTTTTCGACATTGCCGGCACCGTGCTCAGCGGCCCCTCGCCCCGCGCCCTAAAGCAGTACACCGTGACGCAAACCGGCACCTCGCTGCGCATCACGGGGTAG
- a CDS encoding dipeptidase encodes MANYLADNQTRFLDELMDWLRIPSVSADPKFHADVLKAADFLKTRLEEAGVQNVEICPTAGNPIVYGDYIVSPEAKTVLVYGHYDVQPADPYELWNSPPFEPVIKDEKIYARGACDDKGQVYMHVKAFEMMMRDGQGGVPCNIKFMFEGEEEIGSNNLEIFVRANKEKLKADVILVSDTGILANDVPSIEVGLRGLSYHEVTVTGPNRDLHSGLYGGAVQNPINALCEMIASLHDANGHITIPGFYDNVDELSADERAEMAKAPFSEDEFQKSIGLPDSYGEKGYSSMERTSIRPTLDVNGIWGGYTGEGAKTVIASQAHAKISMRLVPHQTSAEITALFQKHFASIVPAGVTVEVRPHHGGEPVVTPTDSVAYKAAADAMETTFGKRPVPTRGGGSIPIVAMFKSELGLDTVLLGFGLDSDAIHSPNEHFGVFNFLKGIETIPHFYRNYAAAE; translated from the coding sequence ATGGCCAATTACCTCGCCGATAACCAAACCCGCTTTCTCGATGAGCTGATGGACTGGCTCCGCATCCCGTCCGTGTCGGCCGACCCCAAGTTCCACGCCGATGTACTGAAAGCCGCCGACTTCCTCAAAACCCGCCTCGAAGAAGCCGGCGTGCAAAACGTCGAAATCTGCCCCACGGCCGGCAATCCCATCGTATACGGCGACTACATCGTGAGCCCCGAGGCCAAAACCGTTCTCGTGTACGGCCACTACGACGTGCAGCCCGCCGACCCCTACGAACTCTGGAACTCGCCGCCCTTTGAGCCGGTGATTAAGGACGAAAAAATATACGCCCGCGGTGCCTGCGACGACAAAGGCCAGGTGTATATGCACGTCAAAGCCTTCGAAATGATGATGCGCGACGGCCAGGGCGGCGTGCCCTGCAACATCAAGTTCATGTTTGAGGGCGAGGAGGAAATCGGCTCCAACAACCTCGAAATCTTCGTGCGGGCCAATAAAGAGAAGCTGAAAGCCGACGTCATTCTGGTGTCCGATACCGGCATTCTGGCCAACGATGTGCCCAGCATTGAGGTGGGCCTGCGCGGCCTGAGCTACCACGAAGTAACCGTGACCGGCCCCAACCGTGACCTACACTCCGGCCTGTATGGCGGCGCGGTGCAAAACCCCATCAACGCCCTGTGCGAGATGATTGCCAGCCTGCACGATGCCAACGGCCACATCACCATCCCGGGTTTCTACGACAACGTGGACGAGCTGAGCGCCGACGAGCGCGCCGAAATGGCCAAAGCCCCGTTCTCAGAAGATGAGTTCCAGAAGAGCATTGGCCTGCCCGATAGCTACGGCGAAAAAGGCTATAGCAGCATGGAGCGCACCAGCATCCGCCCCACGCTCGACGTGAACGGCATCTGGGGCGGCTACACCGGCGAGGGTGCCAAAACCGTCATCGCCTCGCAGGCCCACGCTAAAATCTCCATGCGCCTGGTGCCCCACCAGACTTCGGCCGAAATCACAGCCCTGTTCCAAAAGCATTTCGCCAGCATCGTGCCGGCCGGCGTCACCGTCGAAGTGCGCCCCCACCACGGCGGCGAGCCCGTGGTGACGCCCACCGACTCGGTAGCCTACAAAGCCGCCGCCGATGCCATGGAAACTACCTTCGGCAAGCGCCCGGTGCCCACGCGCGGCGGCGGCTCCATCCCCATCGTGGCCATGTTCAAGTCGGAGCTCGGCCTCGATACCGTCCTGCTCGGCTTCGGGCTCGATTCTGATGCCATCCACTCGCCCAACGAGCATTTCGGCGTGTTCAACTTCCTGAAAGGCATCGAAACCATCCCGCACTTCTACCGCAACTACGCGGCGGCCGAGTAG
- a CDS encoding porin family protein, protein MKKTLFTLALLAGLMGAAQAQNVSLGIKAGPSYSGFVGAQATNYESIFGFHAGIFANIGLTDMFAFQPEIIYSQKGAKVSSIDVTTRLNYVDIPLSFHVNADGLFFEAGPQLGILVAAQDKAGSVSVDRKPLYNTLDFGYLAGLGYQRKTGPGIGLRYNGGFTNVQKSSTAGSVTVQNNIRNSAFQLYLTYSFGGR, encoded by the coding sequence ATGAAAAAGACTCTTTTCACCCTCGCGCTGCTAGCCGGGCTCATGGGTGCGGCGCAGGCCCAGAATGTTTCGCTGGGAATTAAAGCGGGGCCATCGTATTCCGGCTTCGTGGGGGCGCAGGCCACCAACTATGAGAGCATTTTCGGATTTCACGCCGGCATTTTTGCTAATATTGGCCTCACCGACATGTTTGCCTTCCAGCCCGAAATTATCTACTCACAGAAGGGGGCGAAAGTATCCAGCATTGATGTAACGACCCGCCTGAACTACGTTGATATTCCGCTTTCGTTCCACGTCAACGCCGATGGCCTGTTCTTCGAGGCGGGACCGCAGCTTGGCATCCTGGTAGCCGCCCAGGACAAGGCCGGCAGCGTGAGCGTGGACCGCAAACCCCTCTACAACACCTTGGATTTTGGCTACCTGGCTGGGCTGGGCTACCAGCGCAAAACCGGCCCAGGCATCGGCCTGCGCTACAACGGCGGATTCACCAACGTGCAGAAATCGAGCACTGCGGGCAGCGTGACGGTGCAGAATAACATCCGCAACAGCGCATTTCAGCTGTATCTGACGTACTCCTTTGGCGGGCGCTAA
- a CDS encoding porin family protein — translation MKKVLLPIALLASTIGAAQAQTPANSIGIKAGYGITSLTGNTSSGYTSKSHSAYQAGLMADVYFGEVISFHPEALYTKQYFDATDLVNLSRDVDYINVPLLARYHADGLFFEAGPEVNFALSGKDEGGADIKSRDVTPVTLDYVVGLGYQLPVGLSLGVRYDGGISHTYKDAAANNLGTGNLRSSTFWFNLGYAFGGTGR, via the coding sequence ATGAAAAAAGTCCTTCTTCCCATCGCCTTGCTGGCCAGCACCATTGGTGCGGCGCAGGCCCAGACGCCCGCCAACAGCATTGGCATCAAGGCTGGCTATGGCATCACCAGCCTCACGGGCAACACCAGCAGCGGCTATACATCCAAGAGCCACTCGGCCTACCAGGCCGGCCTGATGGCTGACGTGTATTTTGGGGAAGTCATTTCCTTCCATCCCGAAGCCCTGTATACCAAGCAGTATTTCGATGCTACTGACCTGGTTAACCTGAGCCGCGACGTGGACTACATCAACGTGCCGCTGCTGGCCCGCTACCACGCCGACGGGCTATTTTTTGAAGCCGGCCCGGAGGTCAACTTCGCCTTATCGGGCAAAGATGAAGGTGGTGCGGACATCAAAAGCCGCGACGTGACGCCGGTGACCCTCGACTACGTGGTGGGCCTGGGCTATCAGCTCCCGGTGGGCCTCTCGCTGGGCGTGCGCTACGATGGCGGCATCAGCCACACCTATAAGGACGCGGCGGCCAACAACCTGGGCACCGGCAACCTGCGTTCCAGCACGTTCTGGTTCAACCTCGGCTACGCTTTCGGGGGCACGGGGCGCTAG